One Caulobacter segnis genomic window carries:
- a CDS encoding TetR/AcrR family transcriptional regulator, producing MAENKGPNTPAEGLRERKRRETLQRITDAGTRLFIAHGYEGVTLDAIAAEAGISRRTFFYYFKSKDEILLAMQAGLGDMLAAALDQEPPGQRPLQAVRHAMLRISGAYDPAEMLVLDRLMRSSETVMARKQASYVQHEATLFAALRERWPEPAREMALRLVAMLSIGALRVSLETFNREDGQRPIAVLLNEAFDALEAEV from the coding sequence ATGGCGGAGAACAAGGGTCCGAACACGCCCGCGGAGGGCCTGCGCGAACGCAAGCGGCGCGAGACCTTGCAGCGCATCACGGACGCGGGGACCCGCCTGTTCATCGCCCACGGCTACGAGGGCGTGACGCTGGACGCCATCGCCGCCGAGGCGGGCATCTCGCGGCGGACGTTCTTCTATTACTTCAAGTCCAAGGACGAGATCCTGCTGGCCATGCAGGCCGGGCTGGGCGACATGCTGGCCGCCGCTCTCGACCAGGAACCGCCGGGCCAGCGCCCGCTGCAGGCCGTCCGCCACGCCATGCTGCGGATCAGCGGAGCCTACGACCCCGCCGAGATGCTGGTCCTGGACCGCCTGATGCGATCCAGCGAGACGGTGATGGCCCGCAAGCAGGCCAGCTACGTCCAGCATGAGGCCACCCTGTTCGCCGCCCTGCGCGAGCGCTGGCCCGAGCCGGCGCGCGAGATGGCCCTGCGGCTGGTCGCCATGCTGTCGATCGGCGCCCTGCGGGTGTCGCTGGAGACCTTCAATCGCGAGGACGGCCAGCGCCCGATCGCGGTCCTGCTGAACGAGGCCTTCGACGCCCTCGAGGCCGAGGTCTGA